A window of the Coprobacter fastidiosus genome harbors these coding sequences:
- a CDS encoding ABC-F family ATP-binding cassette domain-containing protein, giving the protein MISIEGLSVEFGGNPLFDDITYVINKKDRIALVGKNGAGKSTMLKIIAGLQQPTSGTVNIPKDMTIGYLPQQMQISDSRTVMKEAEQAFAHIFELQSRIDRMNRELSNRTDYDSQDYHDLIERVTDANEQLTMIGAANYQAEIEKTLMGLGFVREDFDRPTSEFSGGWRMRIELAKLLLQRPDVLLLDEPTNHLDIESIQWLENFLATRANAVVLVSHDRAFIDAVTTRTIEISLGRIYDYKVNYSKYVQLRAERLEQQQRAFENQQKQIQDTEAFIERFRYKATKAVQVQSRIKQLEKIDRIEVDEVDTSRLNLKFPPAPRSGDFPVIAQGVGKTYGNHVVFANADFTIRRGEKVAFVGKNGEGKSTLVKCIMGEIDYDGTLKIGHNVKIGYFAQNQAQLLDENLTVFDTIDRVAVGDIRTKIRDILGAFMFGGEASDKKVKVLSGGEKTRLAMIRLLLEPVNLLILDEPTNHLDMKTKDILKQAIKDFNGTVIVVSHDREFLDGLVDKVYEFGNKRIKEHLGGIYDFLQRKKMETLQDLERNNNVGSKSVSNNSGDKEISETKLSYEERKELQRQIKRLEKAIADNEKRVEQIEAEIQSVEEQLASPEGASDTQLYEKHGALKKTLDEVMENWTEHSEQLENLRLQDL; this is encoded by the coding sequence ATGATTTCAATAGAAGGGTTATCGGTGGAATTTGGCGGAAATCCGCTTTTTGATGATATAACCTATGTAATAAATAAAAAAGATCGAATAGCTCTGGTCGGGAAGAACGGTGCAGGAAAATCTACCATGTTGAAAATTATCGCCGGATTGCAACAGCCAACATCGGGGACGGTGAATATTCCTAAAGATATGACGATCGGATATTTGCCCCAGCAGATGCAAATATCCGATTCGCGTACGGTAATGAAAGAGGCAGAACAAGCCTTTGCTCATATATTTGAACTTCAGTCTCGTATCGACCGTATGAACCGGGAATTGTCGAATCGAACCGATTATGATAGTCAGGATTATCATGATTTGATAGAGCGGGTTACAGATGCGAATGAGCAGTTAACGATGATCGGTGCTGCAAATTATCAGGCGGAAATAGAGAAAACATTAATGGGATTGGGATTCGTCAGAGAAGATTTCGATCGCCCGACATCTGAATTCAGCGGAGGATGGCGCATGCGTATCGAATTGGCGAAATTGCTTTTGCAGCGTCCGGATGTGCTGTTGCTTGATGAACCCACCAATCATTTGGATATAGAATCGATTCAGTGGTTGGAAAATTTTTTGGCGACAAGAGCGAATGCCGTAGTGCTGGTCTCTCACGACCGAGCATTTATAGATGCGGTGACAACTCGCACCATAGAAATTTCATTAGGTCGCATCTATGATTATAAAGTAAATTATTCCAAATATGTTCAGTTACGAGCCGAACGTTTAGAACAGCAGCAACGGGCTTTTGAAAATCAGCAGAAGCAAATACAAGATACGGAAGCTTTTATCGAACGTTTCAGGTATAAAGCGACAAAGGCCGTTCAAGTGCAATCTCGTATTAAACAGTTGGAAAAAATAGATCGAATCGAGGTTGATGAAGTCGATACCTCTCGTCTTAATTTAAAGTTCCCTCCAGCACCTCGTTCCGGAGACTTTCCGGTTATAGCGCAAGGAGTAGGTAAGACCTATGGCAATCATGTTGTGTTTGCGAATGCTGATTTTACGATCCGGAGGGGTGAAAAAGTGGCTTTTGTCGGAAAAAACGGGGAAGGAAAATCGACATTGGTAAAGTGCATAATGGGAGAGATCGACTATGACGGAACATTGAAAATCGGTCATAATGTCAAAATCGGGTATTTTGCACAAAATCAAGCACAGTTGTTAGATGAAAATCTGACGGTTTTCGATACGATAGATCGTGTGGCCGTAGGGGATATACGTACCAAAATACGGGATATTTTAGGAGCTTTTATGTTTGGGGGCGAAGCATCCGATAAAAAAGTAAAAGTCTTGTCGGGAGGGGAAAAGACTCGGCTGGCCATGATCCGGCTTTTGCTTGAACCGGTGAATCTTCTGATTCTTGATGAGCCTACCAATCATTTAGATATGAAGACCAAGGACATTTTGAAACAGGCGATAAAAGATTTTAACGGCACAGTAATTGTAGTCTCTCATGACAGGGAATTTTTAGACGGTTTAGTTGATAAGGTCTATGAGTTCGGGAATAAGAGAATAAAGGAGCATCTGGGTGGCATTTACGATTTTCTGCAACGGAAAAAAATGGAAACACTACAGGACTTGGAGCGTAATAATAACGTTGGTTCGAAATCTGTCTCTAATAATTCCGGAGATAAGGAAATTTCGGAGACGAAGTTGTCGTATGAAGAACGGAAAGAATTGCAACGCCAGATAAAAAGATTGGAAAAAGCCATTGCGGATAATGAAAAACGAGTTGAACAGATAGAGGCGGAAATACAATCTGTTGAAGAGCAATTGGCTTCTCCTGAGGGGGCTTCTGATACACAGCTTTATGAGAAACATGGAGCATTGAAAAAGACTCTGGATGAAGTTATGGAGAATTGGACAGAACACAGTGAGCAACTTGAAAATTTGCGATTACAAGATTTATAA
- a CDS encoding M13 family metallopeptidase — MKQLLILPLVAGVLVTGCAPKPGAEKNLAIDPSNMDTTVACGEDFYEYACGGWIKKNPLKPEYARYGLFDVLAENNQKQMRELIDELEKAENEPGSVAQKVGDLYKMGLDSVRLNKEGVSPISEALKNIASLDDKAAFASLVAQMHKEGSSPFFQLYVGADEKNSSMNIVNLYQGGMSMGDRDYYLSEDSANVKIRDAYKKYINKLFTLAGYSAEKAVAAEKNVMNIETALAKVAFSREETRNPLKNYNKMPMTDFLKQMNGFDWKSYFSALGLDSLNEINPNQLPFIKGMDALVGGLTSEEIRDYLIFKQINTASSYLSDDFVQARFDFYGKVLSGQQELKPRWKRSLSVTDGALGEALGEMYVAKYFPPEAKERMLKLVENLRISLGEHIDSLEWMSAETKAKAKEKLAAFYVKIGYPDKWRDYSGLTIDPKKSYWDNVREAAIFESDYMLSDVNKPVDKTRWLMSPQTVNAYYNPTTNEICFPAGILQPPFFYMDADDAVNYGGIGVVIGHEMTHGFDDQGRQYDKDGNLKDWWTAEDAKQFNLRADKLADQYSSIIVLDTVHANGRFTLGENIADHGGLRVSYTAFKNATKGQDLKPIDGFTPDQRFYLAYAGLWAQNIRDEEILRLTKIDPHSLGKWRVNAALRNLESFFQAFGITEKDPMYMKPEDRVTIW, encoded by the coding sequence ATGAAACAATTATTGATTTTACCTTTGGTTGCCGGGGTCTTGGTTACCGGTTGTGCTCCTAAGCCCGGAGCGGAGAAAAATTTGGCTATTGATCCGTCTAATATGGATACGACAGTGGCTTGTGGAGAAGACTTTTATGAGTATGCGTGTGGAGGATGGATTAAAAAAAATCCGTTGAAACCTGAATATGCACGTTATGGTTTATTTGATGTTTTGGCCGAAAACAATCAAAAACAGATGCGTGAGCTGATAGATGAGTTGGAGAAAGCTGAAAACGAACCGGGATCGGTTGCTCAAAAAGTCGGTGATTTATATAAAATGGGGTTAGACAGCGTTCGTCTTAATAAAGAAGGCGTTTCTCCTATTTCGGAGGCTTTGAAAAATATAGCTTCTTTGGATGATAAAGCTGCTTTTGCATCTCTCGTTGCTCAAATGCATAAAGAAGGATCATCTCCTTTCTTTCAATTATATGTAGGTGCTGATGAAAAAAACAGTTCGATGAACATTGTTAATTTATATCAGGGCGGCATGAGTATGGGAGATCGTGATTATTATCTGTCCGAAGACAGCGCTAACGTAAAAATTCGGGATGCATATAAAAAATATATAAATAAGCTGTTTACGTTGGCTGGTTATTCTGCAGAGAAAGCTGTTGCTGCCGAAAAGAATGTTATGAATATAGAAACGGCATTGGCTAAGGTTGCATTTTCTCGTGAAGAAACCCGGAATCCGTTGAAAAATTATAATAAAATGCCAATGACGGATTTTCTAAAGCAAATGAACGGTTTTGATTGGAAATCTTATTTTTCTGCTTTGGGTTTGGACTCTTTAAACGAAATCAACCCTAATCAGTTACCTTTTATAAAAGGTATGGATGCTTTAGTTGGAGGTTTGACCTCTGAAGAAATCCGGGATTATTTGATTTTTAAGCAAATAAATACGGCTTCGTCTTATTTGAGTGATGATTTTGTTCAGGCGCGTTTTGATTTTTACGGTAAGGTTCTTTCCGGGCAACAAGAATTAAAACCTCGTTGGAAGCGTTCGTTGAGTGTAACGGACGGAGCTTTGGGCGAAGCGTTGGGTGAGATGTATGTCGCAAAATATTTTCCGCCTGAAGCAAAAGAACGGATGCTTAAATTGGTAGAAAATTTACGAATTTCGTTAGGTGAGCATATCGATAGTTTGGAATGGATGAGCGCAGAGACTAAGGCTAAGGCAAAAGAAAAACTTGCTGCTTTTTATGTAAAGATCGGTTATCCCGATAAATGGCGTGATTATTCCGGATTAACGATCGATCCGAAAAAATCATATTGGGATAATGTCCGAGAAGCTGCTATATTCGAGTCTGATTATATGTTGAGCGATGTAAATAAACCGGTCGATAAAACCCGTTGGTTGATGAGTCCGCAGACAGTAAACGCTTATTATAACCCGACTACGAACGAAATCTGTTTCCCGGCCGGTATCTTGCAGCCGCCGTTCTTTTATATGGATGCCGATGATGCTGTAAATTATGGAGGTATAGGCGTTGTAATCGGGCATGAAATGACTCATGGGTTTGATGATCAGGGTCGTCAATATGATAAAGATGGAAATCTGAAAGATTGGTGGACGGCAGAAGATGCGAAGCAGTTCAATTTGAGAGCGGACAAATTGGCTGATCAATACAGCAGTATTATTGTCCTGGATACAGTACATGCAAACGGACGTTTCACATTAGGTGAGAATATTGCTGATCATGGAGGATTGCGGGTCTCTTATACTGCATTTAAAAATGCGACGAAGGGACAGGATTTGAAACCGATCGACGGATTTACTCCCGACCAACGTTTTTATTTGGCTTATGCAGGATTATGGGCGCAGAATATCCGGGATGAGGAGATATTGCGATTGACTAAGATCGATCCTCATTCTTTAGGCAAATGGCGTGTAAATGCTGCATTACGTAATTTGGAAAGCTTTTTTCAGGCTTTTGGAATTACGGAAAAAGATCCGATGTATATGAAACCTGAAGATAGAGTAACAATTTGGTAA
- a CDS encoding MmcQ/YjbR family DNA-binding protein encodes MTVEDLRDYCLSLPGVTEKMPWIGHKVYSSGLCFYICGKWFCFCDVDNFDFINIKLPPAMGEELRSEYDAVRPGWHMNKKYWNSIYPGRDLSDVRIKELIRISYDTVVAALPLKDRTGLMSQGATGLKSI; translated from the coding sequence ATGACTGTTGAGGATTTGCGAGACTATTGTTTGTCACTGCCGGGGGTAACGGAGAAAATGCCTTGGATAGGTCATAAAGTTTATAGCAGCGGTTTATGTTTTTATATATGCGGAAAATGGTTCTGTTTTTGTGATGTAGATAATTTTGATTTTATCAATATCAAGTTGCCTCCGGCAATGGGAGAGGAGCTTCGGTCTGAATATGATGCTGTTCGACCGGGTTGGCATATGAATAAGAAATACTGGAATAGTATTTATCCGGGCAGAGACTTGTCTGATGTCCGGATTAAAGAATTGATCCGGATTTCTTATGATACGGTAGTTGCCGCATTACCGCTCAAAGACAGAACCGGATTGATGTCACAGGGAGCAACTGGCCTAAAATCGATATAG
- a CDS encoding FecR family protein, whose amino-acid sequence MGNLEEKCLRFVLHYYQKNKLDTQKALKDFKDKHQISECNKNIARFWWVFTGVAAAIFIVLFMQYQFYEEKEWTEVTADSHSVVYLLPDSSSVILFPHSSIRFYSESYRLSCREVQMRGRVSFSVKHDISRPFTVKGELSQVKVLGTCFTIDESRIDTAFIRVDSGKVQFSIIGQPDTLILTEGMTVEAVKGQHKLQVMKRSMTGNFIFDNTPLSVVLDELSRYYKVRLAVDYPNKRLTANFRSKSLDEIIEIIEKVLNVNIEKVR is encoded by the coding sequence ATGGGAAATTTAGAAGAAAAATGTCTTCGCTTTGTTTTGCATTATTATCAGAAAAATAAGTTGGATACGCAAAAAGCATTAAAAGATTTTAAAGACAAACATCAAATATCGGAGTGTAATAAAAATATCGCACGTTTTTGGTGGGTATTTACCGGTGTTGCCGCCGCAATATTCATAGTGCTTTTTATGCAATATCAATTTTATGAGGAAAAAGAATGGACGGAAGTAACAGCCGATTCTCATTCAGTAGTTTATCTTCTTCCGGATAGTTCTTCCGTTATTTTATTTCCTCATTCTTCTATTCGTTTTTATTCTGAAAGTTATCGGCTTTCTTGTCGTGAGGTACAAATGAGAGGAAGGGTGTCATTTTCTGTCAAACATGATATTTCACGTCCGTTTACCGTAAAAGGGGAACTATCTCAAGTTAAAGTTTTGGGTACTTGTTTCACAATAGATGAAAGTCGGATCGATACGGCGTTTATTCGGGTTGACTCAGGAAAAGTTCAATTTTCGATTATCGGGCAACCTGATACACTGATATTGACAGAGGGGATGACAGTGGAGGCCGTTAAAGGTCAGCATAAACTGCAAGTGATGAAACGCTCGATGACAGGTAATTTTATATTTGATAACACACCGTTATCTGTAGTACTTGACGAGCTATCGAGATATTATAAGGTACGACTGGCTGTTGACTATCCGAATAAGCGACTGACTGCCAATTTTAGATCAAAAAGTTTGGATGAGATTATTGAGATCATAGAGAAAGTATTGAACGTGAATATTGAAAAGGTAAGATGA
- a CDS encoding TrpB-like pyridoxal phosphate-dependent enzyme, with amino-acid sequence MDTKKFLLQENDIPRAWYNIVADMKNKPMPPLHPGTKKPLQPEDLYPIFAKELVHQELNTTDAWIEIPDEIRDMYKVWRPTPLVRAYGLEKALDTPAHIYFKNESVSPIGSHKLNSAIAQAYFCKKEGVTNITTETGAGQWGAALSYAAKTFGLELAVYMVKVSYHQKPYRRSIMQTFGAQVIASPSMSTKAGRKILTDHPNYQGSLGTAISEAIELALQTPNCKYTLGSVLNHVMLHQTVIGLEAEKQMEMAGEYPDIVIGCFGGGSNFSGISFPFLRHKLTEGRDIRIIAAEPASCPKLTRGRFQYDFGDEAGYTPLLPMYTLGHNFAPANIHAGGLRYHGAGSIVSQLKKDNLMEAVDIKQLDTFEAATLFARTEGIIPAPESSHAIAAAIQEAQKAKESGEKKTILFNLSGHGLIDMAAYDQYFSGDLINCEVTDEDVAKNLEEIKDII; translated from the coding sequence ATGGATACGAAAAAATTTTTATTACAAGAAAACGACATCCCCAGAGCGTGGTATAACATAGTGGCGGACATGAAAAACAAACCCATGCCACCTCTTCATCCCGGAACAAAAAAACCGCTGCAACCGGAAGATCTCTATCCGATTTTTGCAAAAGAATTGGTTCATCAGGAACTAAATACAACCGATGCATGGATAGAAATACCCGATGAAATACGGGATATGTATAAAGTCTGGCGTCCTACTCCACTAGTACGTGCCTACGGATTAGAAAAAGCTTTAGATACACCTGCACATATTTATTTCAAAAACGAAAGTGTAAGTCCTATCGGTTCACACAAACTGAACTCGGCGATAGCTCAAGCTTATTTCTGTAAAAAAGAAGGTGTAACCAATATTACTACCGAGACAGGAGCAGGACAATGGGGAGCTGCACTTTCTTATGCTGCCAAAACATTCGGACTCGAACTGGCCGTATATATGGTAAAGGTCAGCTATCATCAAAAGCCTTATCGCCGTTCTATCATGCAAACATTCGGTGCACAGGTAATTGCATCCCCAAGTATGTCAACAAAGGCTGGACGTAAAATACTGACCGATCACCCTAACTATCAGGGCAGTTTGGGTACTGCTATTTCAGAAGCGATCGAATTAGCTCTGCAAACCCCGAATTGCAAATATACGTTGGGAAGCGTTTTAAACCACGTTATGCTACACCAGACCGTGATAGGTCTCGAAGCCGAAAAGCAAATGGAAATGGCAGGTGAATATCCCGACATCGTCATAGGTTGCTTCGGAGGAGGTTCTAATTTTTCCGGAATATCTTTTCCTTTCTTACGTCATAAACTGACAGAAGGTAGAGATATACGAATTATTGCCGCCGAGCCGGCTTCCTGTCCTAAACTGACACGCGGCAGATTCCAATACGACTTCGGAGATGAAGCGGGATATACCCCGTTACTCCCGATGTACACACTCGGGCATAACTTCGCACCTGCAAATATACATGCCGGAGGCCTTCGTTATCATGGTGCCGGATCGATTGTCAGCCAATTGAAAAAAGATAATCTCATGGAAGCTGTAGATATCAAGCAATTAGATACATTCGAGGCGGCAACGCTTTTTGCTCGTACCGAAGGTATTATTCCTGCACCCGAATCATCTCACGCTATTGCCGCAGCAATACAAGAAGCACAGAAAGCTAAAGAATCAGGAGAAAAGAAAACAATATTGTTCAACCTTTCGGGACACGGACTCATCGATATGGCGGCTTATGATCAATATTTCTCAGGAGACCTTATAAATTGCGAAGTAACGGACGAAGATGTAGCAAAAAATCTTGAAGAGATAAAAGACATTATTTAA
- a CDS encoding NAD(P)H-dependent oxidoreductase: MKKKISLLTLIVVMIAFVSCKQASKNGNDNQRENLTAMKDSFKTVPVTDAVVIVLLAHPDINKSHMNAMLSQAAAEVEGVQVINIYDYPVAPDVYRDVVKQAKGIVYEFPFYWMSAPHLLKQWTDEIFMAFTQEGLIEGKEFMVVTTTGSEEAAYQHDGRNKYTMSEYLRPYEGQANHSKMIWNDPLVVYGNPQNATVAEENLQKGKEEYKARLKAMVERVNIK, translated from the coding sequence ATGAAAAAGAAAATTTCATTATTAACTTTGATTGTTGTTATGATAGCATTTGTTTCTTGCAAACAGGCAAGTAAAAATGGCAATGACAATCAACGAGAAAATTTGACAGCAATGAAAGACTCATTTAAAACTGTTCCTGTAACCGATGCCGTTGTGATCGTGCTTCTTGCACATCCCGACATTAATAAAAGCCACATGAATGCCATGCTTTCTCAGGCTGCAGCCGAAGTAGAGGGTGTGCAAGTAATCAATATTTATGACTATCCTGTTGCTCCTGATGTGTACCGTGATGTAGTAAAGCAGGCAAAAGGTATTGTTTATGAGTTCCCGTTTTATTGGATGAGTGCGCCCCATTTGTTGAAACAGTGGACAGATGAAATATTCATGGCATTTACACAAGAAGGGTTGATAGAAGGCAAAGAGTTCATGGTTGTTACCACAACTGGATCTGAAGAGGCTGCTTATCAGCACGATGGACGCAATAAATATACGATGTCCGAGTATTTGCGTCCTTATGAAGGTCAGGCTAATCACTCGAAAATGATTTGGAATGATCCGCTTGTCGTTTATGGTAATCCGCAAAACGCTACTGTCGCAGAAGAAAATTTACAGAAAGGTAAAGAGGAATATAAGGCTCGTCTGAAAGCAATGGTAGAAAGAGTTAACATCAAATAA
- a CDS encoding sugar O-acetyltransferase, giving the protein MENIFKKDLSGALVSPNEPGYDELINSIFDTMKLAYELNTGYHSPEEVRDYLSQIIGRKVDESVTLLPPFYVDFGKNIRIGKRCWIQQGCTFFDRGGITIGNDVFIAPKVNLITINHDSDPENRSATYGRPIVIEDKVWIGINSTILPGVTVGYGSIVGANSVVTHDVSPYTVVGGNPAKFIKEIRLKKQM; this is encoded by the coding sequence ATGGAAAATATTTTCAAAAAAGATCTTTCGGGTGCGCTGGTTTCACCCAATGAACCTGGTTATGATGAGTTGATAAATTCTATTTTTGATACAATGAAATTAGCGTATGAGTTGAATACTGGTTATCATTCGCCAGAAGAAGTCCGTGATTATCTTTCGCAAATTATCGGGCGGAAAGTCGATGAATCAGTGACACTACTTCCTCCTTTTTATGTAGATTTCGGAAAAAATATCCGTATTGGAAAGCGCTGCTGGATTCAACAGGGTTGTACTTTTTTTGATCGTGGCGGTATCACGATTGGAAATGATGTATTTATTGCTCCGAAAGTGAATCTCATTACTATTAATCATGATTCTGATCCGGAAAACCGTAGTGCAACTTATGGTCGTCCTATTGTTATAGAAGATAAAGTTTGGATAGGGATTAATTCCACTATTTTGCCTGGTGTTACTGTCGGATATGGATCGATTGTAGGAGCTAATAGTGTCGTGACTCACGATGTTTCGCCTTATACAGTGGTTGGTGGAAATCCGGCTAAATTTATTAAGGAGATTAGGCTGAAAAAGCAGATGTAA
- a CDS encoding superoxide dismutase: MKYELPKLPYEYDALEPAISKKTIEFHYGKHEQTYINNLNNLTKDTPYEDTPIETIIKEADGALFNNASQAWNHIFYFFSFTPHKSEGPKGALAKAIDEKWGSFDAFKKAFVDAGVAQFGSGWVWLVKDKDGKLDIIKEGNAGNPMTKGYTPLLTFDVWEHAYYLDYQNRRADHLNGLWDIIDWKVVEERY, from the coding sequence ATGAAATACGAATTGCCCAAATTACCATACGAATATGATGCATTAGAACCTGCTATCAGTAAAAAAACAATAGAGTTTCATTATGGCAAACATGAACAGACTTATATTAATAATCTGAATAATCTGACTAAGGATACACCTTATGAAGATACACCGATCGAAACAATTATCAAAGAAGCTGACGGAGCTTTATTCAACAACGCATCTCAAGCATGGAATCATATATTTTACTTTTTCAGTTTTACTCCGCACAAAAGCGAAGGACCTAAAGGTGCTTTAGCAAAGGCAATCGATGAAAAATGGGGTTCTTTTGATGCTTTCAAAAAAGCTTTTGTCGATGCAGGAGTCGCCCAATTCGGATCAGGTTGGGTATGGCTGGTAAAAGATAAAGATGGCAAGCTGGACATCATTAAAGAAGGAAATGCCGGCAATCCGATGACAAAAGGATATACACCGCTTCTCACTTTCGATGTCTGGGAACATGCCTATTACCTCGACTATCAAAATCGAAGAGCCGATCATTTAAATGGTCTATGGGATATCATCGATTGGAAAGTAGTTGAAGAGAGGTATTGA
- a CDS encoding prolyl-tRNA synthetase associated domain-containing protein — protein MNNPGKINSKQMIYEYLNYCKIGFEITEHKAVYNMVELSDISLPYPEVIAKNLFLRDDKKHNYYLITVKSNKRIDLKAIKRNYGTRPLSLAKEEELRNILGLTPGTVTPFGILNDKECKTLFFLDEDFLASPAIIGIHPNDNTSTVWLKVEDLLHIIEKHGNKVRIIST, from the coding sequence ATGAATAATCCCGGGAAAATAAACAGTAAGCAAATGATATATGAGTATCTGAATTATTGTAAGATCGGTTTTGAAATAACAGAGCATAAGGCTGTTTATAATATGGTTGAACTTTCCGATATATCGTTACCTTATCCTGAAGTCATAGCCAAAAACTTATTTTTACGTGATGATAAGAAACACAACTATTACCTCATAACTGTAAAAAGTAACAAACGGATCGATTTGAAAGCAATCAAACGTAATTACGGTACAAGACCGTTAAGTTTAGCCAAAGAAGAAGAATTAAGAAATATTTTAGGACTTACCCCCGGCACGGTTACACCTTTCGGTATATTGAATGATAAAGAATGTAAAACGCTCTTTTTTCTTGATGAAGACTTTTTAGCATCGCCTGCCATTATCGGCATACATCCTAATGACAACACTTCTACCGTTTGGCTAAAAGTTGAAGATTTACTGCACATAATAGAAAAACACGGAAACAAAGTCAGAATAATTTCTACATGA
- a CDS encoding RNA polymerase sigma-70 factor, with protein sequence MNKSAIDIDKIFKCYYRPLCLYALHYVHNPDISEDIVQDSFFSLWERINSVEIENVKAYLYKTVRNRSLDYLKENSIYETNLSPFDLEDILTDEEAEERSLAEARMWTIIDTLSERCREVFLLNKRDGMKYKEIADRLHISVNTVDNHISKALRLIREGAQKIYIFLFN encoded by the coding sequence ATGAATAAATCTGCAATAGATATTGACAAAATATTTAAATGCTATTATCGTCCATTATGTTTATATGCATTACATTATGTTCATAATCCTGATATTTCTGAAGATATAGTGCAAGATAGTTTCTTTTCTTTATGGGAGAGAATAAATAGTGTTGAAATAGAGAATGTCAAAGCATACCTTTATAAAACAGTACGAAATCGTAGTTTGGATTATCTGAAAGAGAATTCGATTTATGAGACAAACCTCTCTCCATTTGATTTGGAAGATATTCTGACCGATGAAGAGGCAGAAGAACGTTCGCTTGCAGAAGCTCGAATGTGGACGATTATTGATACTCTTTCAGAACGTTGTCGAGAAGTATTTTTACTGAATAAGCGTGATGGCATGAAGTATAAAGAAATTGCGGACAGACTACACATTTCTGTAAATACGGTAGATAATCATATTAGTAAAGCTCTTCGGCTGATACGCGAAGGTGCGCAAAAGATTTATATTTTCTTATTTAACTAA
- a CDS encoding sugar O-acetyltransferase, translating into MGTEYEKCMSGKPFIGSKDPQITEMILRTRRLLMQFNATDYADTKRKQELLREIFGSMGKGVHVDIDFHCEYGKHIFVGDKVIINMNCTFVDNNRIDIGNNVLIAPNVQIYTATHSIKINERMVHEWSESEEICRTYALPVKIEDGVWIGGGSIILPGVIIGQNSVIGAGSVVTHSIPANCVAVGNPCRVIKQINNE; encoded by the coding sequence ATGGGAACAGAATATGAGAAATGTATGTCGGGCAAGCCTTTCATCGGAAGCAAAGACCCTCAAATTACAGAGATGATTTTGCGCACAAGACGACTATTAATGCAGTTTAATGCTACCGACTATGCCGATACAAAACGTAAACAAGAATTACTACGTGAGATATTCGGCAGCATGGGTAAAGGTGTACATGTAGATATTGATTTTCATTGTGAATACGGGAAACACATTTTTGTAGGCGACAAAGTGATTATCAATATGAACTGTACCTTTGTGGACAATAACCGTATCGATATCGGCAACAATGTCTTGATTGCTCCCAATGTACAAATATACACAGCGACACATTCTATTAAAATAAATGAACGCATGGTACATGAATGGTCGGAAAGTGAAGAAATCTGTCGTACATACGCCTTACCTGTAAAAATAGAAGATGGCGTATGGATTGGCGGAGGTTCTATCATCTTGCCCGGAGTCATTATCGGACAAAATAGCGTTATAGGTGCAGGCAGTGTAGTTACTCATTCCATCCCAGCTAACTGTGTGGCAGTAGGAAATCCTTGCCGTGTAATTAAACAAATAAACAATGAATAA